One window from the genome of Streptomyces sp. NBC_01476 encodes:
- a CDS encoding cytidine deaminase — translation MITAMSASEPQATLDPEDRKLITLARSARARNAVPEGAAVRDETGRTYVAGTVALDSLALTALQTAVAMAVASGARSLEAAALVSAADRPAASDLAVVGDLGGPGTPVILAGPDGEHRATFPTGS, via the coding sequence ATGATCACCGCCATGAGCGCATCAGAGCCGCAGGCCACCCTCGACCCCGAAGACCGCAAGCTCATCACGCTGGCCAGGTCGGCCCGCGCCCGGAACGCCGTACCCGAGGGCGCGGCCGTACGCGACGAGACCGGCCGTACGTACGTGGCCGGCACGGTGGCCCTGGACTCCCTCGCCCTCACCGCGCTGCAGACCGCCGTCGCCATGGCGGTGGCCAGCGGGGCGAGGTCCCTGGAGGCGGCGGCGCTGGTCAGCGCGGCCGACCGCCCGGCGGCCTCCGACCTGGCCGTGGTGGGGGACCTCGGCGGTCCCGGCACCCCGGTGATCCTCGCGGGCCCGGACGGCGAGCACCGCGCCACCTTTCCCACGGGTTCCTGA